In Stenotrophomonas sp. 610A2, one DNA window encodes the following:
- the rlmF gene encoding 23S rRNA (adenine(1618)-N(6))-methyltransferase RlmF, producing the protein MISRPQRSNRQAAAQPLLHPRNRHQGRYDLVRLVAANPALRAYLVRTPAGSDSIDFSNPAAVRELNRALLASDYGIQHWDIPDGYLCPPVPGRVDYLHGLADLLAADNDGAIPRGPAVRALDIGVGANCIYPLLGQAEYGWRFLGSDIDADALKAANANVQANGLGQLIELRQQHARGNLFAGLLQADERFHLTLCNPPFHASAKEAAQGSQRKLRNLGGAQARTSKAPALNFGGQANELWCTGGEASFLRRMIRESVDIQHQVLWFSSLVAKSEHLADIHKQLAKVGAAEVREVAMAQGNKQSRFVAWSFHSAAARKAWLQATQA; encoded by the coding sequence ATGATCTCCCGGCCACAACGCTCGAACAGGCAGGCAGCGGCACAGCCGCTGCTGCATCCCCGCAACCGCCACCAGGGCCGCTATGACCTGGTGCGGCTGGTCGCGGCGAACCCGGCATTGCGTGCATACCTGGTCCGGACCCCGGCTGGCAGCGACAGCATCGATTTCAGCAACCCGGCTGCCGTGCGCGAACTCAACCGCGCGCTGCTCGCCAGCGACTACGGCATCCAACATTGGGATATTCCGGACGGCTATCTCTGCCCGCCGGTTCCGGGTCGGGTGGATTACCTGCACGGTCTGGCGGATCTGCTGGCTGCAGACAATGACGGTGCAATTCCGCGTGGACCCGCGGTACGCGCGCTGGACATTGGTGTTGGCGCCAACTGCATCTATCCGCTGTTGGGGCAGGCCGAATACGGCTGGCGCTTCCTTGGCAGTGATATCGATGCGGATGCCTTGAAGGCGGCAAACGCAAATGTGCAGGCCAATGGCCTGGGCCAGCTCATCGAACTGCGCCAGCAACATGCACGCGGCAACCTGTTCGCCGGCCTGCTGCAGGCCGATGAGCGTTTCCACCTGACCCTATGCAACCCGCCGTTCCACGCATCGGCGAAGGAAGCGGCACAGGGCAGTCAGCGCAAGCTGCGTAATCTTGGTGGCGCCCAGGCACGCACCAGCAAGGCGCCCGCGCTCAACTTCGGTGGCCAGGCCAACGAGTTGTGGTGCACCGGTGGTGAGGCATCGTTCCTGCGCCGGATGATCCGCGAGAGCGTGGATATCCAGCATCAGGTGCTGTGGTTCAGTTCACTGGTGGCCAAGAGCGAGCACCTGGCTGATATCCACAAGCAGCTGGCCAAGGTTGGTGCGGCCGAGGTGCGTGAAGTGGCGATGGCACAGGGCAACAAGCAGAGCCGCTTTGTTGCCTGGAGCTTCCACTCAGCTGCTGCGCGCAAGGCGTGGCTGCAGGCAACGCAGGCCTGA
- the tmk gene encoding dTMP kinase, translating into MDKQQIPGGLLIAIEGIDGAGKTTLAHTLAQHLRAAGAEVVLGKEPTNGPWGTRLRATAATGRLSPEQEVEYLLHDRRQHVEEVIAPALARGEVVILDRYFPSMVAYQGAAGLPLDEMLQANDFAPRPNLLLLLDLQPEQGLERIRARGDKPNHFETVQNLERCRLIFQQLDLPNKQVIDASRNEAEVLRDAHAAIAAALALRVGEDGAQLLQNVQGLKL; encoded by the coding sequence ATGGATAAACAACAGATTCCCGGCGGCCTGCTCATTGCCATCGAAGGCATTGATGGCGCTGGCAAGACCACGCTCGCCCACACCCTGGCCCAGCACCTGCGCGCTGCAGGGGCTGAAGTGGTGCTGGGCAAGGAACCGACCAACGGCCCCTGGGGCACCCGCCTGCGCGCCACTGCCGCCACCGGCCGGCTGAGCCCGGAGCAGGAAGTCGAATACCTGCTGCACGACCGCCGCCAGCACGTGGAAGAGGTGATTGCCCCGGCCCTGGCCCGTGGCGAGGTCGTCATCCTCGACCGCTACTTCCCGTCGATGGTCGCCTACCAGGGCGCCGCCGGTCTGCCGCTGGACGAGATGCTGCAGGCCAATGATTTCGCGCCGCGCCCGAACCTGCTGCTGTTGCTGGACCTGCAGCCGGAGCAGGGGCTGGAGCGGATCCGCGCCCGTGGCGACAAGCCCAACCACTTCGAGACCGTGCAGAACCTGGAGCGTTGCCGGCTGATCTTCCAGCAGCTGGATCTGCCCAACAAGCAGGTCATCGATGCCAGCCGCAACGAAGCCGAGGTGCTGCGTGATGCGCATGCGGCGATTGCCGCGGCCCTGGCGCTGCGTGTGGGTGAGGATGGCGCGCAGCTGCTGCAGAACGTGCAGGGTTTGAAGCTGTAG
- a CDS encoding IgaA/UmoB family intracellular growth attenuator yields the protein MLCLRGHTHQCAYQYEYRPISPHPCQSYHDGLKLYDFTDATFKFRSGYRGTRVVYSHLATRWPATFKGKNGFHRSVHRRNDGQDGKRIRAVQCDNQARVALMSFYIVVKILLLGFALVSYLIYQSRRSNNHDALMVLRTAPVTRQLTEQEAAALEPLKVAEKLLFLSEVRILKGPYRQHGVSINSGTTMHDTINDVTVLLPYDAADFLESDNEAEVVISGNIAIVVTLNGFDVVSGRQRAASGPTVTMPTAVSAESKSSSDLTNSDPTQTPSLPVQKSVEWLRQRTETPVEAHLRLRQRWNRPLALAWLAAVILLWLGACRLGHTAQVIFIICGLVCVLAGAFLVLRRPRTDTRVQRKVDRANGPLFIFSQRTANNAAVVNKHALLGDSLKLQLPEHWQNSGRITSGESVEIEVDRGDGRVLGLGDGWSLEDEQRRFPEARWRTPLLLTLVGALGLVLALLGSDGPVSELKASVAAIMPGTVREDTSAQSLLQDPPSTGDTLRISGSGYCAPAMQRDDSGEMIASADCKQIRWGGSPVKVGSLKLDPALMALYSGDYLQTRTSSSRAMLAAMMAGASGYPFGASPSTLEVSGLHDLVALLETVCTTSSNQCEALKASLASTLQLEVHDESGSRRLTAWPELASELRKLGDLPRSFNSIELNPGDVDAVRRLTRDFAAADIAHALAQQTTRILDQGKGGVTLALDERAAAPSATDGGADRGYGSDDEYSSNGLLEQWARTQQLLGSESPFEVNARVIGTTKDNGGLRLQLSALDGDPDKTPSAIGGTLLLLLSLALVGSQLPRLVIGVRNAKRRRAALNEDLRKRPPPGQPLLF from the coding sequence TTGCTGTGCCTGCGCGGTCACACACACCAATGCGCCTATCAGTACGAGTATCGACCTATATCGCCGCATCCCTGCCAGTCCTATCATGACGGTCTCAAGCTGTACGATTTTACCGACGCGACCTTCAAATTTCGTAGCGGGTACCGCGGCACTCGTGTTGTCTATTCACATTTAGCGACACGGTGGCCGGCTACATTCAAAGGAAAAAATGGATTTCACCGATCAGTTCATAGGAGGAACGATGGTCAGGATGGCAAGCGCATACGCGCAGTTCAGTGTGACAACCAGGCAAGGGTTGCACTCATGAGCTTCTACATTGTTGTAAAGATACTTCTTCTGGGCTTCGCCCTCGTCAGCTATCTCATCTATCAGTCAAGGCGTTCAAACAACCACGACGCCTTGATGGTGCTGCGCACGGCACCGGTGACACGCCAGCTGACGGAACAGGAAGCCGCCGCCCTTGAGCCACTGAAAGTTGCGGAGAAGCTGCTGTTCCTTTCCGAGGTCCGCATCCTGAAAGGGCCTTACCGCCAGCATGGGGTCAGCATCAATAGCGGCACCACCATGCACGACACCATCAATGATGTGACTGTCCTGCTGCCCTACGACGCCGCAGACTTCCTGGAGAGCGACAACGAAGCCGAGGTTGTCATCTCCGGCAACATCGCCATCGTCGTTACGCTGAATGGCTTCGACGTGGTTTCGGGACGGCAACGTGCCGCCAGTGGCCCGACAGTAACTATGCCAACGGCAGTTTCCGCAGAATCCAAGTCTTCTTCTGACTTGACCAACAGCGACCCGACTCAAACTCCATCGCTCCCGGTACAGAAAAGCGTGGAATGGCTGCGCCAGCGCACTGAAACCCCGGTCGAAGCACATCTACGCCTGCGGCAGCGCTGGAACAGGCCGCTGGCATTGGCCTGGCTTGCAGCCGTGATTCTGCTGTGGCTTGGAGCATGTCGACTGGGACATACCGCGCAGGTGATATTCATCATCTGCGGGCTGGTATGCGTGCTTGCAGGCGCTTTTCTGGTGCTGCGCCGCCCACGTACAGACACCCGCGTGCAGCGCAAGGTTGATCGCGCCAATGGCCCACTGTTTATTTTTTCGCAACGCACCGCCAACAATGCCGCCGTGGTCAACAAGCACGCACTTCTCGGCGACAGTCTCAAGCTGCAACTGCCCGAGCATTGGCAGAACAGCGGTCGCATCACCTCAGGCGAGTCGGTTGAAATTGAAGTGGATCGTGGCGATGGCCGGGTTCTGGGTCTGGGTGATGGCTGGTCGCTGGAAGACGAGCAACGGCGCTTCCCCGAAGCCCGCTGGCGCACGCCGCTGCTACTGACCTTGGTGGGGGCGCTTGGTTTGGTTCTGGCCCTGCTGGGTAGCGATGGACCGGTTTCGGAGCTGAAAGCCAGCGTAGCCGCAATCATGCCAGGCACCGTACGTGAAGATACCAGCGCACAGTCTTTGCTACAGGACCCACCATCTACAGGCGACACGCTGCGCATCTCCGGCAGCGGCTATTGCGCGCCCGCGATGCAGCGCGATGACTCTGGCGAAATGATTGCCAGCGCCGATTGCAAGCAGATCCGCTGGGGTGGCAGCCCCGTCAAGGTGGGCTCACTCAAGTTGGATCCAGCGCTCATGGCGCTGTATTCCGGTGATTACCTGCAGACACGCACGTCCAGTTCGCGCGCGATGCTCGCCGCCATGATGGCGGGGGCAAGCGGCTACCCCTTCGGTGCCTCTCCGTCCACCCTGGAAGTCAGCGGCCTGCATGATCTGGTTGCCCTGCTGGAGACCGTTTGCACAACCTCGTCCAACCAATGCGAAGCGCTCAAAGCCTCGCTTGCCAGCACTCTGCAACTGGAAGTCCACGATGAAAGCGGGAGCCGGCGGCTGACCGCCTGGCCTGAACTCGCGAGTGAATTGCGAAAGCTGGGCGATCTTCCGCGCAGTTTCAATTCCATCGAACTCAACCCGGGTGACGTAGATGCCGTCCGCAGGCTCACCCGTGATTTCGCCGCTGCAGACATCGCCCATGCGCTGGCCCAGCAAACCACGCGCATTCTGGATCAGGGCAAAGGCGGCGTGACCTTGGCATTGGATGAGCGCGCTGCTGCTCCTTCAGCGACAGATGGCGGTGCCGATCGTGGCTACGGCAGCGATGACGAGTACAGCTCGAACGGTCTACTGGAACAATGGGCTCGCACCCAACAGCTGCTCGGCAGCGAGTCACCGTTTGAAGTGAATGCCCGCGTCATCGGTACGACAAAGGACAATGGTGGCCTGCGCTTGCAGTTGTCGGCATTGGACGGCGACCCGGACAAAACGCCTTCCGCCATCGGCGGCACCCTGCTGTTGTTGCTCAGCTTGGCACTGGTCGGCAGCCAGCTACCACGACTGGTCATCGGCGTGCGTAATGCCAAGCGCCGGCGCGCGGCCTTGAACGAGGACCTGCGCAAGCGGCCTCCGCCGGGCCAGCCATTGCTGTTCTGA